A segment of the Phycisphaerae bacterium genome:
CCGAAGTACAGCTTCCCGGCCACCAGCAGCATCAATGCCAGTACGGCCAGGCCCCATTCCGACGCCGCCGGGATCTTCCCGATGCACGCCTTCTCGCACGTCTCACCGAAGCCACAA
Coding sequences within it:
- a CDS encoding IPTL-CTERM sorting domain-containing protein codes for the protein MGKIPAASEWGLAVLALMLLVAGKLYFGRQVAEVAQGRRP